From Pandoraea vervacti, the proteins below share one genomic window:
- the flgK gene encoding flagellar hook-associated protein FlgK, producing the protein MSLINIGMSGLNAAQFALSTTGNNVANSGTAGYNRQIVDYAQAASQYAGVGYLGTGVLVNDVSRVYSQFLSNQTNQAQTQYSQLDTYYQQISQINNALGSSTTGLSATMSQFFTNLQNIVSAPANSATRATVVSSAQTLASMFQSLSGTLSTLRSSTNASISQSTDQINVYAKQIAELNDAIVQAQANGGGATPNDLLDQRDLAVSQLNAIIQTNVVKASDGSYSVFVGNGQSLVTGNSAYQLTTVASTNDPSELTIAYVTPNGTKVPVPESSITGGSLAGLLSFRSGALTQAQNALGQIGLSLAGTFNAQNKLGLDLYGQLGGNIFTVPQPTIVANTKNSNGAVLNSTITDASKVTASDYNVTFDGTTYTMTRSSDGAKWTAPAPATAGAPLAFTDSTGAAFDDGFNVTVGTNVAGDSFTIEPTRNAAGNIGVAITDPGKIALAAPILASTPSTNTGSLKTDQGSVDANYLTNVLTSPVSFTFSKDPTTGAITLVAPSPMTVTVNGTTTTYAAGDTVPYDATSGAKMTLGGMTVNISGTPANGDKLTIAPNNAGATTDNRNGLALSALQNDKTKVGGKDSYASAYANLVSYVGSTTNTYKATSAAQQTLLKQAQTAQQSNSGVSLDEEAANLIKFQQLYQANSKVIQTASQLFDTILQMVN; encoded by the coding sequence ATGAGCCTAATCAATATTGGCATGAGCGGGCTGAACGCCGCCCAGTTCGCCCTCAGCACCACCGGCAATAACGTCGCCAACTCGGGCACGGCCGGTTACAACCGTCAGATCGTCGATTACGCCCAGGCCGCCAGCCAATACGCCGGTGTGGGCTATCTGGGCACCGGCGTGCTGGTCAACGACGTCTCGCGCGTGTACAGCCAGTTCCTGTCGAACCAGACGAATCAGGCGCAGACCCAGTACAGCCAGCTCGATACGTACTACCAGCAGATCTCGCAGATCAACAATGCGCTGGGCAGCTCCACGACCGGTCTGTCGGCCACGATGAGCCAGTTCTTCACGAACTTGCAGAACATCGTTTCGGCGCCGGCCAACTCCGCCACGCGCGCCACGGTCGTGTCCTCGGCGCAAACGCTCGCGAGCATGTTCCAGTCGCTCTCGGGCACGCTGTCCACGCTGCGCAGCAGCACGAACGCCAGCATTTCGCAGTCGACCGACCAGATCAACGTCTACGCCAAGCAGATCGCGGAACTGAACGACGCCATCGTGCAGGCGCAGGCCAACGGCGGCGGCGCGACCCCGAACGACCTGCTCGACCAGCGCGACCTCGCCGTCTCGCAGCTCAACGCCATCATTCAGACGAACGTGGTCAAGGCGTCGGACGGCTCGTACAGCGTCTTCGTCGGCAATGGCCAGTCGCTCGTGACGGGCAATTCGGCGTATCAGCTCACGACCGTGGCGTCGACCAACGACCCCTCCGAGCTGACCATCGCCTATGTGACGCCCAACGGCACCAAGGTGCCGGTGCCGGAATCGTCGATCACCGGCGGCTCGCTCGCCGGTCTGCTGTCGTTTCGCAGCGGCGCGCTGACGCAGGCGCAGAACGCGCTGGGCCAGATCGGTCTGTCGCTCGCGGGCACCTTCAACGCGCAGAACAAACTGGGTCTGGACCTGTACGGCCAGCTCGGCGGCAATATTTTCACCGTCCCGCAGCCGACCATCGTCGCCAATACGAAGAACTCCAACGGCGCGGTGCTCAATTCGACGATCACCGACGCCTCGAAGGTCACGGCCAGCGACTATAACGTGACGTTCGACGGCACGACCTACACCATGACCCGTTCGTCGGACGGTGCGAAGTGGACCGCCCCTGCGCCTGCCACCGCTGGCGCGCCGCTGGCGTTCACGGACAGCACCGGCGCGGCGTTCGATGACGGCTTCAACGTCACGGTCGGCACCAACGTCGCGGGCGACAGCTTCACGATCGAACCGACCCGCAATGCAGCGGGCAACATCGGCGTGGCGATCACCGACCCGGGCAAGATTGCGCTGGCCGCTCCGATCCTGGCGTCCACACCGTCGACCAACACCGGCTCGCTCAAGACCGACCAGGGTTCGGTCGATGCGAACTACCTGACGAATGTGCTGACCTCGCCGGTCAGTTTCACGTTCAGCAAGGATCCCACGACCGGGGCCATCACCCTGGTCGCGCCGTCGCCGATGACGGTGACGGTCAACGGCACGACCACCACGTATGCCGCAGGCGACACGGTGCCTTACGACGCCACGAGCGGCGCGAAGATGACGCTGGGCGGCATGACGGTCAACATCAGCGGCACGCCCGCCAATGGCGACAAGCTGACGATCGCGCCGAACAACGCCGGCGCCACCACGGATAACCGCAACGGTCTGGCCCTCTCGGCCCTGCAAAACGACAAGACCAAGGTCGGCGGCAAGGATTCGTACGCCTCCGCCTACGCCAATCTGGTCTCCTACGTCGGCTCGACCACGAACACCTACAAGGCGACGAGCGCCGCGCAGCAAACGTTGCTCAAGCAGGCGCAGACCGCCCAGCAGTCCAATTCCGGCGTGAGCCTCGACGAAGAGGCCGCCAACCTGATCAAGTTCCAACAGCTCTATCAGGCCAACTCGAAGGTCATCCAGACCGCGTCGCAGTTGTTCGACACGATCTTGCAGATGGTCAACTAA
- the flgJ gene encoding flagellar assembly peptidoglycan hydrolase FlgJ has protein sequence MADGNRLTGAAGNHLPDLTQRAAYDTQGLTALRAAAHQQTPQATQQAAKQFEAVFTQMMLKSMREATMSGGLLGSDQEKMFNGMLDDQLAQQMASNKGIGLADLMLKQLAKTGTTLPPAAMGRQQPLAGRAYNAADGIGVADGAPAAAGEFVERMANAAQSASANSGIPARFMLSQAALESGWGKREIRRADGSTSHNVFGIKAGKNWNGPTVEVATTEYVNGQPRKVMAKFRAYGSYDEAFADYAKLISNNPRYSSVVASANDAASFANNLQRAGYATDPQYASKLMKVMKHFT, from the coding sequence ATGGCCGACGGCAACCGCCTGACCGGTGCGGCGGGCAACCACCTGCCCGATCTGACGCAACGCGCTGCCTACGACACGCAAGGCCTCACGGCCCTGCGCGCGGCCGCACACCAGCAAACGCCGCAGGCCACGCAGCAGGCGGCCAAGCAGTTCGAGGCTGTCTTCACGCAGATGATGCTCAAGAGCATGCGCGAGGCCACGATGTCCGGCGGCCTGCTTGGCAGCGATCAGGAAAAGATGTTCAACGGCATGCTCGACGACCAGCTCGCCCAGCAAATGGCTTCGAACAAGGGCATTGGTCTGGCGGACCTGATGCTCAAGCAACTCGCCAAAACCGGGACGACCTTGCCGCCGGCGGCCATGGGGCGCCAGCAGCCGCTCGCCGGCCGCGCGTACAACGCGGCGGACGGCATCGGTGTGGCGGACGGCGCACCCGCCGCAGCGGGTGAATTCGTCGAGCGCATGGCCAACGCGGCGCAGAGCGCCAGCGCGAACAGCGGCATTCCGGCGCGCTTCATGCTGAGTCAGGCGGCGCTGGAATCGGGCTGGGGCAAGCGTGAGATCCGTCGCGCGGATGGCAGCACCAGCCACAACGTGTTCGGCATCAAGGCCGGCAAGAACTGGAATGGTCCGACCGTGGAAGTGGCGACCACCGAGTACGTCAACGGTCAACCGCGCAAGGTGATGGCGAAGTTCCGCGCCTACGGCTCGTACGACGAGGCATTCGCCGACTACGCCAAGCTGATTTCGAACAACCCGCGCTATTCGTCGGTCGTGGCCAGCGCCAACGACGCGGCCAGCTTTGCCAACAATCTGCAACGCGCGGGCTACGCGACGGATCCGCAGTACGCCAGCAAGCTCATGAAGGTCATGAAGCACTTCACCTGA
- a CDS encoding flagellar basal body P-ring protein FlgI encodes MPFPSRRAPYPSFLRQHIGRAVSTFAVAVATSVAGAAMLLAPGVAHAERLKELASIQGVRDNQLIGYGLVAGLDNSGDQTTQTPFTVQSMTNMLSQLGITVAPGTNMQLKNVAAVMVTATLPAFTRPGQAIDVVVSSMGNAKSLRGGTLLMTPLKGPDGQVYALAQGNLLIGGAGASANGSSVTINQLASGRIPSGAIVERAVPTAMGGQPGTVQMELNATDFSTAQRVVDAVNRRFGFGTAQALDGRVILLRTPTDPASRVQFLAQLESLEVRPDNTAARVIINARTGSVVMNQNVTIQQCAVAHGNLSVVIDTQNNVSQPAPFSGGQTVVAPNSQISVQQENNALKMVKAGANLADVVKALNSLGASPADLMSILQAMKASGALRADLEII; translated from the coding sequence ATGCCGTTCCCGTCGCGCCGCGCGCCTTACCCCAGCTTCCTCCGCCAGCACATCGGCCGCGCGGTCTCCACGTTTGCCGTGGCCGTCGCGACGAGCGTGGCAGGCGCTGCCATGCTGCTCGCGCCCGGCGTGGCGCATGCCGAGCGTCTGAAGGAACTGGCGTCGATCCAGGGCGTGCGCGACAACCAGCTGATCGGCTACGGCCTTGTGGCCGGTCTCGACAACTCGGGTGACCAGACGACGCAGACGCCGTTCACCGTGCAGAGCATGACCAACATGCTCTCGCAACTGGGCATCACCGTCGCGCCCGGCACCAACATGCAGTTGAAGAACGTGGCCGCCGTGATGGTCACGGCCACGCTGCCGGCGTTCACGCGACCCGGTCAGGCCATCGACGTCGTGGTGTCGTCGATGGGTAACGCCAAGAGCCTGCGCGGCGGCACGCTGCTGATGACCCCGCTCAAGGGGCCGGACGGACAGGTCTACGCGCTGGCGCAGGGCAACCTGCTGATCGGCGGCGCAGGGGCTTCGGCCAACGGGTCGAGCGTGACCATCAACCAGCTGGCGTCGGGCCGGATTCCGAGCGGGGCCATCGTCGAGCGCGCCGTGCCGACCGCCATGGGCGGCCAGCCGGGGACCGTGCAGATGGAACTGAACGCCACGGACTTCTCCACCGCGCAGCGCGTGGTCGACGCGGTGAATCGCCGCTTCGGCTTCGGCACTGCGCAGGCGCTCGATGGCCGTGTGATTCTGTTGCGCACGCCGACCGATCCGGCCTCGCGCGTGCAGTTCCTCGCGCAACTCGAAAGTCTGGAAGTGCGCCCGGACAACACGGCCGCACGCGTCATCATCAATGCCCGCACGGGCTCCGTGGTGATGAACCAGAACGTGACGATCCAGCAGTGCGCCGTGGCGCACGGCAACCTGTCGGTCGTCATCGATACGCAGAACAATGTCAGCCAGCCGGCGCCGTTCTCGGGCGGTCAGACGGTCGTGGCGCCGAATTCGCAGATCTCCGTTCAACAGGAGAACAACGCGCTCAAGATGGTCAAAGCGGGCGCCAACCTCGCCGATGTCGTCAAGGCGCTGAACTCGCTGGGTGCGAGTCCGGCGGACCTGATGTCGATTCTGCAGGCCATGAAGGCCTCGGGCGCCTTGCGCGCCGATCTGGAGATCATCTGA
- a CDS encoding flagellar basal body L-ring protein FlgH produces MSARKTETHRSAGLAQFLALVAAAALSGLAGCAYVPQEPVVNGPTTTRPPPPPVAADPEGSIYRPLYSNRPLFEDRRPRNVGDILTIVINENTAASKNSAANTTRSGSGNLTLNQTPGVIGGVLNNQALDASGANKFDAKGAANANNVFSGQITVTVMEVLSNGNLAVAGEKQIAINQGTEYIKFSGIVSPQTISGANTVPSTQVADARIEYRGKGYINEAETMGWLQRFFLNVSPF; encoded by the coding sequence ATGTCCGCACGCAAGACCGAAACGCACCGCAGCGCAGGCCTCGCGCAGTTTCTGGCGCTCGTGGCCGCCGCTGCGCTGAGCGGTCTCGCAGGTTGCGCGTACGTGCCGCAGGAACCGGTCGTGAACGGGCCGACGACCACGCGTCCGCCGCCCCCGCCGGTGGCGGCTGACCCGGAAGGCTCGATTTACCGTCCGCTGTACTCGAATCGGCCGCTGTTCGAAGACCGCCGTCCGCGCAACGTGGGCGACATCCTCACGATCGTCATCAACGAAAACACGGCGGCGAGCAAGAACTCGGCGGCCAATACCACACGCTCGGGCAGCGGCAATCTGACGCTGAACCAGACGCCGGGCGTGATCGGCGGTGTGCTCAACAACCAGGCGCTCGATGCGAGCGGCGCGAACAAGTTCGACGCCAAGGGCGCGGCCAATGCCAACAACGTGTTCTCGGGGCAGATCACCGTGACCGTGATGGAAGTGCTCTCGAACGGCAACCTGGCGGTCGCGGGAGAGAAGCAGATCGCCATCAACCAGGGCACGGAATACATCAAGTTCTCGGGCATCGTGAGCCCGCAAACGATTTCGGGCGCGAACACCGTGCCCTCGACGCAGGTGGCCGATGCGCGCATCGAATACCGTGGCAAAGGCTATATCAACGAAGCCGAAACCATGGGCTGGCTGCAGCGCTTCTTCCTTAACGTTTCGCCATTCTGA
- the flgG gene encoding flagellar basal-body rod protein FlgG has product MIRSLYIAATGMNAQQTNMDVISNNLANTSTNGFKKGRAVFSDLLYQTLRQPGAQSSQQTLLPSGLQLGTGVRPAATERIFTQGNLTSTANAKDVAINGDGFFQVLMPDGTTAYTRDGSFQVDNNGQLVTASGYPIQPAITIPANALSLTIARDGTVSVTQPGNTANVQIGTFQLATFINNAGLQSMGENLYAETAASGAPNVAQPGTNGAGVLNQNYVETSNVNVVEELVNMISAQRAYEINSKAVTASDQMLQRLTQM; this is encoded by the coding sequence ATGATCCGTTCGCTCTACATCGCTGCCACCGGCATGAACGCCCAGCAGACGAACATGGACGTGATTTCGAACAACCTGGCCAACACCAGTACGAACGGCTTCAAGAAGGGCCGTGCGGTGTTCTCGGATCTGCTGTACCAGACGCTGCGCCAGCCGGGCGCGCAGTCGTCGCAGCAAACGCTGCTGCCTTCGGGTCTGCAACTGGGCACGGGTGTGCGCCCTGCAGCCACCGAGCGCATCTTCACGCAGGGCAATCTGACGTCGACCGCCAACGCCAAGGACGTGGCCATCAACGGCGATGGCTTCTTCCAGGTCCTCATGCCGGACGGCACGACGGCCTACACCCGCGACGGCTCGTTCCAGGTGGATAACAACGGCCAGCTCGTGACCGCCTCGGGTTACCCGATCCAGCCGGCGATTACGATTCCGGCCAACGCGCTGTCGCTGACCATCGCGCGCGACGGCACGGTGTCGGTCACGCAGCCGGGCAATACCGCGAACGTGCAGATCGGCACGTTCCAGCTCGCCACGTTCATCAACAACGCCGGCCTGCAAAGCATGGGCGAGAACCTGTACGCCGAGACGGCCGCCTCGGGCGCGCCGAACGTCGCGCAGCCGGGCACCAATGGCGCGGGCGTGCTCAACCAGAACTACGTCGAAACGTCGAACGTGAACGTGGTCGAAGAGCTCGTGAACATGATTTCCGCGCAGCGCGCCTATGAAATCAACTCGAAGGCCGTGACCGCATCCGACCAGATGCTGCAACGTCTGACGCAGATGTAA
- a CDS encoding flagellar basal body rod protein FlgF, which translates to MDRVIYVAMTGAKQAMEQQSTTANNLANVSTPGFRAQLSAFRQAPVRAADGTTGTRTFVATSTPGTDFTPGAMQQTGRALDVAIQGQGWLAVRDAQGREAYTRGGNLEMTADGQITLHGLPVMTDAGPAAVPPGAAVTIGTDGTISALGQGDPPNSIAVMGQLKLVNPPEGNLVRGDDGLFRRANNAPAQVDPNVVVVAGSIEMSNVNPVSGLVNMISQSRAFEMQMKMLQTADTNEQTANQLLNFS; encoded by the coding sequence ATGGATCGCGTGATCTATGTGGCCATGACCGGCGCGAAGCAGGCGATGGAGCAGCAATCGACCACCGCCAACAATCTGGCGAACGTCTCCACGCCGGGCTTTCGGGCCCAGCTCTCGGCGTTCCGTCAGGCGCCGGTGCGCGCCGCCGACGGCACGACCGGCACGCGTACGTTCGTCGCCACCTCGACGCCGGGCACGGACTTCACGCCCGGCGCGATGCAGCAAACCGGCCGTGCGCTCGATGTGGCCATTCAGGGACAAGGCTGGCTGGCCGTGCGCGACGCGCAGGGCCGCGAAGCCTATACCCGTGGCGGCAATCTCGAAATGACGGCCGACGGCCAGATCACGCTGCACGGTCTGCCCGTCATGACCGACGCCGGTCCGGCTGCCGTGCCGCCGGGGGCTGCGGTGACGATCGGCACCGATGGCACGATCTCCGCGCTGGGGCAGGGCGATCCGCCGAACTCCATCGCGGTGATGGGGCAGTTGAAGCTGGTCAATCCGCCCGAAGGCAATCTGGTGCGTGGCGACGACGGCCTGTTCCGTCGGGCCAACAACGCCCCCGCGCAGGTCGATCCGAATGTCGTAGTCGTGGCCGGTTCCATCGAGATGAGCAACGTCAACCCGGTGAGCGGCCTCGTGAACATGATTTCGCAATCGCGTGCCTTCGAGATGCAGATGAAGATGCTGCAAACCGCCGATACCAACGAACAAACCGCCAACCAGTTGCTGAACTTCAGCTAA
- the flgE gene encoding flagellar hook protein FlgE, whose product MAFSTGLSGLNAASKDLDVVGNNVANAATVGFKQGQAQFADIYANSLFGAGNNTVGIGTRVAAVAQQFTQGDITVTNRQLDLAISGNGFFRVSNNGTIAYSRNGQFSLDKNGYIVNSNGDHLTGYLAGPNGIINSVSPVDLQIPTGDLAPTATSKITGQFNLDSRSAVNTTPFSITDPNSYTNATSLKVYDSLGNSHDVNLYFKKTSVDTTTNNATWTVYASVDGTTQVGAGPIGTLTFNSSGSLVSQTDSTGAAVTGPITLPTIAYGNGAASGNMTLNLTGTTQFGNSYTPNTLTQDGYSSGRLTGFTFNADGTIVGTYSNTQSMVLGQVALANFNNVNGLIPLGNNLWAESAASGIPIVGVPGGTNLGKLQAGAVEASNVDLTAELVHMITAQRNYQANAQTIKTEDQLMQTMVNL is encoded by the coding sequence ATGGCCTTTTCGACCGGATTGAGCGGCCTGAACGCCGCTTCCAAGGACCTGGACGTCGTCGGCAACAACGTTGCCAACGCGGCCACCGTCGGCTTCAAGCAGGGTCAGGCGCAGTTCGCCGACATTTACGCGAACTCGCTGTTCGGCGCAGGCAACAACACCGTCGGTATCGGCACGCGTGTGGCCGCCGTCGCCCAGCAGTTCACGCAGGGCGACATCACGGTCACGAACCGCCAGCTCGACCTGGCGATCTCGGGCAACGGCTTCTTCCGCGTCTCGAACAACGGCACCATTGCTTACTCGCGCAACGGCCAGTTCTCGCTCGACAAGAACGGTTACATCGTCAACTCGAACGGCGATCACCTGACCGGTTACCTGGCGGGCCCGAACGGCATCATCAACAGCGTCTCGCCGGTCGACCTCCAGATCCCGACGGGCGACCTGGCCCCCACGGCGACCTCGAAGATCACGGGTCAGTTCAATCTCGATTCGCGCAGCGCGGTGAACACCACCCCGTTCTCGATCACCGATCCGAACTCGTACACCAACGCCACGTCGCTCAAGGTCTACGACTCGCTGGGCAATTCCCACGACGTCAACCTGTACTTCAAGAAGACCAGCGTCGACACCACCACCAACAACGCCACGTGGACCGTGTACGCCTCGGTGGACGGTACCACCCAGGTCGGCGCCGGCCCGATCGGCACGCTCACGTTCAACTCGTCGGGCAGCCTCGTGTCGCAAACGGACTCGACCGGCGCCGCCGTGACCGGCCCGATCACGCTGCCGACGATCGCGTACGGTAACGGCGCGGCCTCCGGCAACATGACGCTGAACCTGACCGGCACCACGCAGTTCGGCAACAGCTACACGCCGAACACGCTCACGCAGGACGGTTACTCGTCGGGCCGCCTGACGGGCTTCACGTTCAACGCCGACGGCACGATCGTCGGCACGTACTCGAACACGCAGTCGATGGTGCTGGGACAGGTCGCGCTCGCCAACTTCAACAACGTGAACGGACTGATCCCGCTGGGCAACAACCTCTGGGCGGAATCGGCAGCCTCGGGCATTCCGATCGTCGGCGTGCCGGGCGGCACGAACCTCGGCAAGCTCCAGGCGGGCGCCGTCGAAGCGTCGAACGTCGACCTGACCGCCGAACTGGTCCACATGATCACCGCGCAGCGCAACTATCAGGCCAACGCGCAGACGATCAAGACGGAAGACCAGCTGATGCAGACGATGGTCAACCTGTAA
- the flgD gene encoding flagellar hook assembly protein FlgD: MASINTSNAANFSQNFLDSINGTANSSSSKSSAGSADDLQNSFLKLLVAQMNNQDPLNPMDNSQVTSQLAQISTVSGITQLNTTLSSVTSQLNSTQSLQAAALVGKGVLIPGTNIGVGSTKADDGTVTKTATPFGFELPSDADTVKIEIKDSTGKTIRTVNAGALDAGVQALTWDAKDDAGVDVADGKYTLSVTATANGKAITPTLLSYAQVQSVVASTTGSPLLNVGTGSNIKLSDVREIL; the protein is encoded by the coding sequence ATGGCCAGCATCAATACGTCGAACGCTGCGAACTTCTCGCAGAACTTCCTCGACTCGATCAACGGAACTGCCAACAGCAGCAGTTCGAAGTCGTCCGCCGGTAGCGCAGACGATCTGCAAAACAGCTTCCTCAAGTTGCTCGTCGCCCAGATGAACAACCAGGATCCGCTCAACCCGATGGACAACTCGCAGGTGACCTCGCAGCTCGCGCAGATCAGCACGGTCTCGGGCATCACCCAATTGAACACGACGCTCTCGTCCGTCACCTCGCAACTGAACTCGACGCAAAGCCTGCAGGCGGCGGCGCTGGTCGGCAAGGGCGTGCTGATCCCGGGCACCAACATCGGCGTGGGCAGCACCAAGGCCGACGACGGCACCGTCACGAAGACGGCCACGCCGTTCGGCTTCGAGCTGCCGAGCGATGCGGACACCGTGAAGATCGAGATCAAGGACAGCACCGGCAAGACGATTCGCACCGTCAACGCGGGCGCGCTGGATGCCGGCGTGCAGGCCCTTACCTGGGACGCCAAGGACGACGCGGGTGTCGACGTGGCCGATGGCAAGTACACGCTGAGCGTGACCGCAACGGCCAATGGCAAAGCCATCACGCCGACGCTGCTCTCTTACGCACAGGTGCAGAGCGTGGTGGCCAGCACGACTGGCTCGCCGTTGCTCAACGTCGGCACCGGCTCGAACATCAAGCTCTCCGACGTGCGCGAAATTCTCTGA
- the flgC gene encoding flagellar basal body rod protein FlgC produces the protein MPLMSIFDVAGSAMTAQSQRMNVTASNLANAESVTGPDGQPYRAKQVVFQVNPVTGTDVGGVKVAGVVEDPSPLKTVYDPKNPAANAQGYVTMPNVNPVEEMVNMISASRSYQANVEALNTAKTLMLKTLTVGQ, from the coding sequence ATGCCACTCATGAGCATTTTCGACGTCGCCGGCTCCGCCATGACTGCCCAGTCGCAGCGCATGAACGTGACGGCGAGCAACCTGGCCAACGCCGAATCGGTGACCGGTCCGGATGGTCAGCCGTACCGCGCCAAGCAAGTCGTGTTTCAGGTCAACCCGGTCACGGGCACCGACGTGGGCGGCGTGAAGGTCGCCGGCGTGGTGGAAGACCCGTCCCCGCTCAAGACGGTGTACGACCCGAAGAACCCGGCAGCGAACGCGCAGGGTTACGTCACCATGCCCAACGTGAATCCGGTGGAAGAGATGGTCAACATGATCTCCGCCTCCCGTTCCTATCAAGCCAACGTCGAGGCGCTCAACACCGCCAAGACGCTCATGCTCAAAACCCTCACGGTCGGCCAGTAA
- the flgB gene encoding flagellar basal body rod protein FlgB: MMDKLDAALRFSQQALSMRAYRQEVISSNIANADTPGYKARDLDFNNALNQAVERGTQPQIASESGVSLSRTSSRHIAARAVTTAPPMGGPELLYRVPYQQSVDGNTVELDAERVNFADNAVHYQTGLTVLSSQIKTMLTAITNQG, from the coding sequence ATCATGGACAAACTGGACGCGGCATTGCGATTTTCTCAGCAGGCGCTGTCGATGCGCGCCTATCGCCAGGAAGTGATCTCGTCGAACATCGCCAACGCGGACACGCCGGGATACAAGGCGCGCGATCTCGACTTCAACAATGCCTTGAATCAGGCCGTCGAGCGCGGCACGCAGCCGCAGATCGCCAGCGAGTCGGGTGTATCGCTCTCACGTACCTCCTCGCGTCACATCGCCGCGCGCGCCGTGACTACGGCGCCGCCGATGGGCGGCCCGGAACTGCTTTACCGCGTGCCTTATCAGCAAAGCGTCGACGGCAACACCGTCGAGCTCGACGCCGAGCGTGTGAACTTCGCCGATAACGCCGTGCATTACCAGACGGGCCTCACGGTCCTGAGCAGCCAGATCAAGACGATGCTGACAGCCATCACGAATCAAGGGTAA
- the flgA gene encoding flagellar basal body P-ring formation chaperone FlgA → MAGKSGDRLVDAPRTHGVQRHGVRARLRSGLLAATFATLGLGLSLTLVSTPSASAAAQNAGVATDPAAQNLGNTLGPSAIVIPGNHAAAGGVASNVPNLVRPAATVNASAQPSSQQAAAPVLQSAGAQNSQYQNPQIIRQTAERFLREQTTGLPGQVNITVGESVSDHMPACTALEPFLPPGARLWGSTSVGVRCAGERPWTLYLQARVSINATYFVAARQINPGETISATDLSPRQGDLTLLPRTVATDAGQIVGTVAVNRITSGLPIRSDLLRSAIAVQQGQTVRVVSRGSGFEVSTEGQVLTRASAGDPVQVRTRAGQVVSGTVKTGKNGNVEVEVAL, encoded by the coding sequence ATGGCAGGCAAATCCGGCGACCGACTCGTCGATGCCCCGCGCACGCATGGCGTGCAGCGGCATGGCGTGCGCGCGCGCCTTCGATCCGGACTGCTGGCGGCCACCTTCGCAACCCTCGGCCTGGGTTTGAGTCTGACGCTCGTCTCTACCCCGTCGGCTTCGGCGGCCGCCCAGAATGCCGGCGTCGCCACCGATCCCGCCGCGCAGAACCTCGGCAATACGCTTGGCCCCAGCGCCATTGTCATTCCCGGCAACCATGCCGCCGCCGGCGGTGTCGCGTCGAATGTTCCGAACCTGGTGCGTCCGGCAGCGACGGTGAACGCGTCGGCGCAGCCGTCTTCACAGCAGGCCGCCGCCCCGGTCCTGCAGAGCGCCGGCGCTCAGAATTCCCAGTACCAGAATCCCCAGATCATCCGCCAGACGGCCGAGCGTTTCCTGCGCGAGCAGACGACCGGCCTGCCCGGACAGGTCAACATTACCGTCGGCGAATCGGTCTCCGACCACATGCCGGCCTGTACGGCGCTCGAACCGTTCCTGCCCCCGGGGGCGCGCCTCTGGGGCTCGACGAGCGTCGGCGTGCGTTGTGCGGGCGAGCGGCCGTGGACGCTGTATCTACAAGCACGCGTGAGCATCAACGCGACCTACTTCGTCGCCGCCCGCCAGATCAATCCGGGCGAGACAATTTCGGCGACCGATCTGTCGCCGCGTCAGGGCGATCTCACGCTGCTGCCGCGCACGGTGGCCACCGATGCCGGCCAGATCGTCGGCACGGTGGCGGTCAACCGCATTACCTCCGGCCTGCCGATCCGCTCCGACTTGCTGCGCAGCGCGATTGCCGTGCAACAGGGACAAACCGTGCGGGTCGTCTCGCGCGGATCCGGATTCGAGGTGAGCACGGAAGGCCAGGTGCTCACGCGCGCGAGCGCGGGCGATCCCGTGCAGGTGCGCACCCGCGCCGGACAGGTCGTCAGCGGCACGGTGAAGACAGGAAAAAATGGCAACGTCGAAGTCGAAGTTGCGCTATGA
- the flgM gene encoding flagellar biosynthesis anti-sigma factor FlgM — translation MKIEPPANPLSGVGAGKAATDRATSGAVNADSNAATTANVGGGASVSTSALSSEMRALQEALAQTGAADIDLAKVESIKAAIANRQLLIDPSKIADGLIATARDLLSAQSK, via the coding sequence ATGAAAATCGAACCACCCGCCAATCCGTTGAGTGGCGTCGGCGCGGGCAAGGCGGCGACCGATCGCGCGACTTCCGGCGCTGTGAATGCCGACTCGAATGCTGCAACGACTGCGAATGTCGGCGGCGGTGCGAGCGTGAGCACGAGCGCGCTGTCGTCGGAGATGCGCGCGTTGCAGGAAGCGCTGGCACAGACGGGCGCGGCAGATATCGACCTTGCCAAGGTGGAGTCGATCAAGGCGGCCATTGCCAACCGCCAATTGCTGATCGACCCCTCCAAGATTGCGGACGGCCTCATTGCGACCGCGCGCGATCTGCTCTCTGCGCAATCAAAGTAA